CTGACGCCGGAGCGTGATGCAGTGTACCGCGAGACGCTTACCGAAGCCCTGGACGCCGGATACGAGGTGCTGCGGGCAGGCGGCACCAGCCTGGATGCGGTGGTTTCTGCGGTCGTGGTGCTCGAGGACTCGCCCTTGTTCAATGCAGGCAAGGGCGCCTGCTTCACGAGCAGCGGCATCAACGAGCTCGATGCGTCGCTGATGGACGGCAAGGAGCTCCGAGCGGGGGCGGCTGCTGCGGTCAAGCGGGTCAAAAACCCCATTCGGTTGGCTCGAGAAGTGCTCGAGCACTCGGGGCACGTGTT
The sequence above is a segment of the Pseudomonadota bacterium genome. Coding sequences within it:
- a CDS encoding isoaspartyl peptidase/L-asparaginase produces the protein MDRFGLVIHGGAGTLVRSELTPERDAVYRETLTEALDAGYEVLRAGGTSLDAVVSAVVVLEDSPLFNAGKGACFTSSGINELDASLMDGKELRAGAAAAVKRVKNPIRLAREVLEHSGHVFLAGEGADAFAELRGLDMVPPEYFYTEARYRAMQRLKQQGLDETALSED